The following proteins are encoded in a genomic region of Oceanotoga teriensis:
- a CDS encoding GntR family transcriptional regulator — MINENKPLYIQIKEYILQRIKDGTYKPEEVIPTERALCSELDVSRQTVRRAIQDLVYEGYLYRVQGAGTYVFDKKLNESKKSNNIGVILNRTADELESKLLSGIESYIEKHGYTLTFMNSNEDYRKEAENIQKLKNNGVAGIIIMPSENQQDSSAISDLKDENYPFVLVDRKIKNCETDAVVSDNIDGAFQATKHLIDLGHQKIVFIKNRYTITSSIQDRITGYKKALKEYGFEDDEILFLSYNENEKNDDQIYDEIYEYITKNKITGIVALNDYIGLLIVKMARKKNLKIPKDFSIVGFDNNEVVKHIEVPLTTIAQFPEKIGYHAAELLIQKINNKNSNDLSSRMVHQIYYPTKLIIRSSTQNI, encoded by the coding sequence ATGATAAATGAAAATAAACCTTTATATATACAAATAAAAGAGTATATATTGCAAAGAATAAAAGATGGAACATATAAACCGGAAGAAGTTATACCTACTGAAAGAGCCTTATGTTCAGAATTAGATGTTAGTAGACAAACCGTAAGACGTGCAATTCAAGATTTAGTATATGAAGGATATTTGTACAGAGTTCAAGGAGCAGGAACATATGTTTTTGATAAAAAATTAAACGAAAGCAAAAAAAGCAATAATATAGGAGTCATTTTAAATAGAACAGCAGATGAACTCGAATCAAAGCTATTGAGTGGAATAGAAAGTTATATAGAAAAACATGGATATACCCTTACATTCATGAATAGCAATGAAGATTATAGAAAAGAAGCAGAAAATATACAAAAATTAAAAAATAATGGTGTAGCTGGAATTATAATAATGCCTTCTGAAAATCAACAAGATAGCAGTGCCATTTCAGATTTAAAAGATGAAAACTATCCTTTTGTCCTCGTAGACAGAAAAATAAAAAACTGCGAAACAGATGCCGTTGTATCAGATAATATAGATGGAGCTTTTCAAGCAACAAAACATCTAATAGATCTTGGGCATCAAAAAATAGTTTTCATAAAAAACAGATACACAATAACAAGCAGTATACAAGATAGAATAACTGGCTATAAAAAGGCTTTAAAAGAATATGGATTTGAAGATGATGAAATATTATTTTTATCTTATAATGAAAATGAAAAAAATGATGATCAAATATACGATGAAATATATGAATATATAACAAAAAATAAAATAACTGGAATAGTAGCTTTAAACGATTATATTGGATTATTAATAGTAAAAATGGCGAGAAAGAAAAATTTAAAAATTCCAAAAGATTTTTCTATAGTTGGATTCGATAACAATGAAGTAGTAAAACATATAGAAGTTCCTTTAACAACCATTGCCCAATTTCCAGAAAAAATAGGCTATCATGCTGCTGAACTATTAATTCAAAAAATAAATAATAAAAACTCAAATGATTTAAGTTCGAGGATGGTTCATCAAATATACTATCCCACAAAACTTATAATAAGAAGTTCGACACAAAACATATAA
- a CDS encoding ABC transporter permease yields the protein MFTYILRRVLQMIPILIVISIISFIVIELPPGDFLTSKVAQLSKEGGSISQAELEGLRETYGLDKPVVERYFNWITKIVFKGDFGRSFKWNKPVTEVIGERMLLTVIISITTLIFVWVVAIPIGVISATRQYSAFDYIFTFLGFIGLSVPNFLLALILMYFSYTKFGVSITGLFSPEYADAAWSFGKFVDMMKHMWVPVIVIGTGGTAGIIRTLRGCLLDELKKQYVVTARAKGLKEKKILFKYPVRVALNPLISTIGWVLPGIISGDAIVANVLNLPTGGMVLLEALQFQDMYLAASFVLLSSILTVIGTLISDILLALADPRIRYGRRGSNV from the coding sequence ATGTTTACGTATATTTTGCGTAGAGTATTACAGATGATACCTATTCTAATAGTCATTTCTATAATAAGTTTTATAGTTATAGAACTTCCACCAGGAGATTTCTTAACCTCTAAAGTTGCTCAGTTGAGCAAAGAAGGCGGATCAATTTCTCAAGCGGAACTTGAAGGTCTTAGAGAGACTTATGGACTTGATAAACCTGTAGTAGAAAGGTATTTTAATTGGATCACTAAAATAGTTTTTAAAGGGGATTTTGGTAGATCTTTTAAATGGAATAAACCAGTTACAGAAGTTATAGGTGAAAGAATGCTTCTAACTGTGATAATTTCTATTACTACTCTGATATTTGTTTGGGTTGTGGCCATTCCAATAGGGGTTATTTCAGCTACAAGGCAGTATTCTGCTTTTGATTATATATTTACATTTCTGGGATTTATAGGGTTATCAGTGCCAAATTTTTTGCTCGCATTGATTTTGATGTATTTTTCATATACCAAGTTTGGGGTTAGTATTACGGGATTATTTTCACCAGAATATGCTGATGCAGCATGGAGTTTTGGAAAATTTGTCGATATGATGAAGCATATGTGGGTTCCTGTAATAGTAATTGGAACAGGGGGTACAGCAGGAATTATAAGGACTTTACGTGGATGTCTTTTAGATGAATTAAAAAAACAGTATGTGGTTACTGCTAGAGCTAAAGGACTTAAAGAGAAAAAAATTCTTTTTAAATATCCAGTAAGAGTTGCATTAAATCCACTTATTAGTACTATAGGATGGGTTTTACCTGGAATAATTTCGGGTGATGCAATTGTTGCAAATGTTTTGAACCTTCCTACAGGAGGAATGGTTTTATTAGAAGCTTTACAGTTCCAAGATATGTACCTTGCAGCCAGCTTTGTATTATTGTCGAGTATATTAACTGTAATAGGTACCTTGATTTCAGATATATTATTGGCGTTAGCCGATCCTCGTATTAGATATGGAAGGAGAGGAAGCAATGTCTAA
- a CDS encoding ABC transporter substrate-binding protein yields MFKRTHKIFLSCFIFVLMSAFVFGYNEAPMLKERVAKGELPSVEERLPDSPKVIKVREKIGKYGGTLNLSKGNEMRALLVEYALESYPNPVFDEKLVEGNIIRSWKVLDEGRKFRFTLREGLKWSDGYPVTTEDVRFTFEDIYSNKNVQQIYPSWLMNSGKRANLNIVDDYTFEISFVNPYGLFLLQLQSIARGSYHMLINPSHYLKQFHASYATEEELEPFLEKEKLTQDRWGELFTRKWQSTPWNQRKDVGYPVLDPFVVVEKPSDNVVIFERNPYYHKVDEEGNQLPYIDRVRYEEINNQEMMNMKIMSGELDFTINTALGDLALYKENEDNGNYNTLLVPIKSINTNACYFPNLTLEDEVWREVMRNPKFRHALSLAIDRDEINELVYYGFGNPTQASDAPGSPFVEPWYRDSYVEYNPEKANEILDSIGLDKRDNDGWRIGPDGNAFTINIEFFEVNENLVPATELVVSYWQAIGIKTNMKVIDGGLWYQRQGANTTTMSVWHEDASRPGSPFFFYVPYENINWGPDWRAWFNSEGTEGEEPPLEVKKLFKLYEDFLATISNEERIELGKEILKSQAENLWVIGTVNNIPIPVIVKKNLKNVVGGMDPQWGPSMAEQYYFE; encoded by the coding sequence ATGTTTAAAAGAACTCACAAGATTTTTTTGAGTTGTTTTATTTTTGTATTGATGAGTGCTTTTGTTTTTGGGTATAATGAGGCACCTATGCTCAAAGAAAGAGTAGCTAAAGGGGAACTTCCTTCAGTTGAAGAAAGACTTCCGGATAGTCCAAAAGTTATTAAAGTTAGAGAAAAAATAGGAAAATATGGTGGAACTTTGAATCTATCAAAAGGAAATGAAATGAGGGCTCTATTGGTTGAATATGCTCTTGAATCTTATCCTAATCCTGTTTTTGATGAAAAATTAGTAGAAGGTAATATCATAAGATCTTGGAAGGTTTTAGATGAAGGTAGAAAATTTAGATTTACGCTTCGTGAAGGATTGAAATGGAGTGATGGATATCCAGTTACTACAGAAGATGTAAGATTTACTTTTGAAGATATATATTCTAATAAGAATGTTCAACAAATATATCCAAGTTGGTTAATGAATAGTGGAAAAAGAGCTAACTTAAATATTGTAGATGATTATACGTTTGAGATTTCTTTTGTTAATCCTTATGGATTATTTTTATTGCAGTTGCAGTCAATTGCAAGAGGTAGTTATCATATGCTTATAAATCCATCACATTATTTAAAACAGTTCCATGCTTCTTATGCTACAGAAGAAGAACTTGAACCATTTCTTGAAAAGGAAAAACTCACTCAGGATAGATGGGGAGAATTATTTACAAGAAAATGGCAATCAACTCCATGGAATCAAAGAAAAGATGTAGGTTATCCAGTTTTAGATCCATTTGTTGTAGTTGAAAAACCTTCTGATAATGTAGTAATTTTTGAGAGAAATCCTTATTATCATAAGGTTGATGAAGAAGGAAATCAACTTCCTTATATAGATAGAGTTAGATATGAAGAGATAAATAATCAGGAAATGATGAATATGAAGATAATGTCTGGTGAGTTGGATTTTACAATAAATACAGCTCTTGGAGATCTTGCACTTTATAAGGAGAATGAAGATAATGGAAATTATAATACTTTATTAGTTCCTATAAAGAGTATAAATACAAATGCTTGTTATTTCCCTAACTTAACTCTTGAAGATGAAGTATGGAGAGAAGTTATGAGAAATCCTAAATTTAGACATGCTTTATCTTTAGCTATAGATAGAGATGAAATAAATGAACTTGTTTATTATGGTTTTGGTAATCCTACACAGGCAAGTGATGCTCCAGGATCACCTTTTGTTGAACCTTGGTATAGGGATTCTTATGTTGAGTATAATCCTGAAAAGGCAAATGAAATTTTAGATAGTATAGGCTTAGATAAGAGAGATAATGATGGTTGGAGAATAGGTCCAGATGGCAATGCATTTACAATTAATATAGAATTTTTTGAAGTTAATGAAAATTTAGTTCCTGCAACAGAATTAGTTGTGAGTTATTGGCAAGCAATTGGAATTAAAACAAATATGAAGGTAATAGATGGTGGATTATGGTATCAAAGACAAGGTGCAAATACAACTACAATGTCTGTGTGGCACGAAGATGCTTCAAGACCAGGGTCACCTTTCTTCTTTTATGTTCCTTATGAAAATATTAACTGGGGACCAGATTGGAGAGCTTGGTTTAACTCTGAAGGTACTGAAGGAGAAGAACCTCCATTAGAAGTAAAAAAATTATTCAAATTATATGAAGATTTCTTAGCAACTATATCTAATGAAGAAAGAATAGAACTTGGTAAAGAAATTTTGAAATCACAAGCTGAAAATTTATGGGTTATAGGAACAGTTAATAATATACCTATTCCTGTTATCGTTAAAAAGAATCTTAAAAATGTTGTAGGTGGAATGGATCCTCAATGGGGACCATCTATGGCTGAACAGTATTATTTTGAGTAA
- a CDS encoding ABC transporter permease: MSKKKTINKYTASQGQLIWWSFKKHKLAMLALIVLIIMYVTVIFSQFVAPYGKSTRFSSHQYAPPQMMKFYDEKDGFSFRPFVYGYKKEFDMETFRRTYKLDKTVKYPVYFFVKGEPYKLWNLIETDIHLFGTKEGQIFLFGTDRLGRDIFSRVIYGSTISLTIGLIGVFLTFIIGVTLGSISGYYGGWLDTIIQRMIEVLISIPQIPLWMALAAAMPRDWPILKVYFSIVIILSLVGWGGLARVVRGKFLSLRNEEFVMAAKYAGASDFWVITKHLIPSFMSYIIVSITLSIPGMILGETGLSFLGLGLQAPAVSWGVLLQDAQNLTAIAHHPWLLIPGLYVVITVLMFNFLGDGIRDAADPYSM, encoded by the coding sequence ATGTCTAAGAAAAAAACTATAAATAAGTATACAGCATCTCAAGGTCAACTTATATGGTGGAGTTTTAAAAAACATAAACTTGCCATGTTAGCTTTGATTGTATTGATAATAATGTATGTTACAGTTATTTTTTCACAGTTTGTAGCTCCTTATGGAAAAAGTACGAGATTTTCAAGTCATCAATATGCACCACCTCAAATGATGAAATTTTATGATGAAAAAGATGGTTTTAGTTTTAGACCTTTTGTATATGGTTATAAAAAAGAGTTTGATATGGAAACATTTAGAAGAACTTATAAGTTAGATAAAACTGTTAAATATCCAGTTTATTTTTTTGTTAAAGGTGAACCTTATAAATTATGGAATTTGATAGAAACAGATATACATCTTTTTGGTACTAAAGAGGGACAAATATTTTTATTTGGTACGGATAGACTCGGAAGAGATATATTTTCAAGGGTAATTTATGGTTCTACAATATCTTTGACAATAGGTCTTATAGGTGTTTTTTTGACTTTTATAATAGGTGTTACTCTTGGAAGTATTTCTGGTTATTATGGTGGTTGGCTTGATACCATAATTCAAAGAATGATAGAGGTTTTAATATCTATACCACAGATTCCTTTGTGGATGGCTCTTGCTGCAGCAATGCCAAGAGATTGGCCAATTTTGAAAGTATATTTTTCAATCGTTATAATTCTTTCACTTGTTGGTTGGGGAGGACTTGCGAGAGTTGTCAGAGGTAAGTTCCTTTCATTAAGAAATGAAGAGTTTGTAATGGCAGCTAAATATGCTGGAGCGAGTGATTTTTGGGTTATAACTAAACATTTAATACCTTCTTTTATGAGTTATATAATAGTATCTATTACTTTAAGTATTCCTGGAATGATTCTTGGAGAAACTGGATTGAGTTTTCTTGGACTCGGACTTCAAGCACCAGCTGTTAGTTGGGGAGTTTTATTGCAAGATGCACAAAATTTGACGGCAATAGCTCATCATCCATGGCTTTTAATACCAGGACTTTATGTCGTAATAACTGTTTTAATGTTTAATTTCTTAGGTGATGGAATAAGAGATGCTGCAGATCCTTACAGTATGTAA